The Oryzias latipes chromosome 1, ASM223467v1 genome contains a region encoding:
- the eif4a3 gene encoding eukaryotic initiation factor 4A-III isoform X2, whose protein sequence is MAAAGTPGRRRLLKEEDMTKVEFETSEEVDVTPTFDTMGLREDLLRGIYAYGFEKPSAIQQRAIKQIIKGRDVIAQSQSGTGKTATFCISVLQCLDIQVRETQALILAPTRELAGQIQKVLLALGDYMNVQCHACIGGTNVGEDIRKLDYGQHVVAGTPGRVFDMIRRRSLRTRAIKMLVLDEADEMLNKGFKEQIYDVYRYLPPATQVVLISATLPHEILEMTNKFMTDPIRILVKRDELTLEGIKQFFVAVEREEWKFDTLCDLYDTLTITQAVIFCNTKRKVDWLTEKMREANFTVSSMHGDMPQKERESIMKEFRSGASRVLISTDVWARGLDVPQVSLIINYDLPNNRELYIHRIGRSGRYGRKGVAINFVKNDDIRILRDIEQYYSTQIDEMPMNVADLI, encoded by the exons ATGGCCGCTGCTGGGACACCGGGCAGGAGAAGACTCCtgaaggaggaggacatgaCCAAGGTGGAGTTTGAAACCAGTGAAGAGGTGGATGTCACCCCTACCTTCGACACCATGGGGCTCCGTGAGGACCTGCTCCGGGGAATCTACGCCTACG GTTTCGAGAAGCCTTCAGCCATTCAGCAGAGAGCCATCAAGCAGATCATCAAAGGCAGAGATGTCATCGCTCA GTCCCAGTCTGGAACAGGAAAGACGGCCACTTTCTGTATTTCCGTCCTGCAGTGTCTGGACATCCAG GTCAGGGAGACCCAGGCTCTAATTCTTGCTCCAACCAGAGAGCTGGCCGGACAGATTCAGAAG GTGCTGCTGGCTCTGGGAGACTACATGAACGTTCAGTGTCACGCCTGCATCGGAGGAACCAACGTGGGCGAGGACATTCGCAAGCTGGACTACGGCCAGCACGTGGTAGCTGGCACCCCTGGACGGGTTTTTG ACATGATTCGGCGCCGCAGTCTCAGGACCAGAGCTATCAAGATGCTGGTGTTGGATGAAGCTGATGAGATGCTGAACAAAG GATTTAAGGAGCAGATCTATGATGTGTACCGCTACCTGCCTCCAGCCACGCAAGTGGTCCTGATCAGCGCCACGCTGCCACACGAGATCCTGGAGATGACCAACAAGTTCATGACCGACCCCATCCGCATTCTGGTCAAACG TGATGAGCTGACCTTGGAGGGCATCAAGCAGTTCTTTGTAGCCGTGGAGAGGGAGGAGTGGAAGTTCGACACTCTGTGTGACCTGTACGACACTCTGACCATCACACAGGCGGTCATCTTCTGCAACACCAAGAGAAAG GTGGACTGGCTGACAGAGAAGATGAGAGAGGCCAACTTCACGGTGTCGTCGATGCACGGAGACATGCCGCAGAAGGAACGAGAGTCCATCATGAAGGAGTTCCGATCTGGAGCCAG TCGCGTCCTGATCTCCACCGATGTCTGGGCTCGAGGTTTGGACGTCCCACAGGTGTCGCTGATCATCAACTACGACCTGCCCAACAACAGAGAGCTCTACATCCACAG GATTGGTCGCTCTGGCCGGTATGGCAGAAAAGGTGTGGCCATCAACTTTGTGAAGAACGATGACATCAGGATCCTGCGAGACATCGAGCAGTACTACTCCACCCAGATTGACGAGATGCCCATGAACG TGGCTGATTTGATCTGA
- the LOC105358811 gene encoding serum response factor-like isoform X2: MGTRTGAQRPGSGLGARAAVVGPEAAGAEALVSGSEQDSDSGDDEDAVESGEDGRSVKRERLDKAALHQGPRSGIPSGASGGSGSGLVGVKPGKKTRGRVKIKMEFIDNKLRRYTTFSKRKTGIMKKAYELSTLTGTQVLLLVASETGHVYTFATRKLQPMITSETGKALIQTCLNSPDSPPRCDPSSDQRMSATGFEETDLTYQVTEADSCPEAAKDPTKPAFSLTASPPVSLQGQTSPPPSTNGSLMKNPASVLLSGGITLMSGASLPPGTHTIPLSQVQGQAMTIQGPSAPTATLHAPPVQQATLLRLPTSMSLSGSGVPQQLQTIQVQPSSQQVSTNQNSSDVHSPASSKGQGLPISVVSSSSSSSVAGHMMYPGSHTVMYTTPTSSLGEGSSLAVLNPFPAASHNQSQDPAVVQQVFLTSLPSVAAQIPVSAVQLHPMVISQQSSSLTELQVVSLDAHQPRDD; this comes from the exons ATGGGCACCAGAACCGGAGCACAGCGACCTGGCAGCGGGCTCGGGGCTCGGGCAGCCGTGGTTGGACCGGAGGCGGCGGGTGCCGAGGCGCTGGTGAGCGGCTCCGAGCAGGACTCCGACTCCGGAGACGACGAAGACGCGGTGGAGTCCGGCGAGGACGGGAGGTCCGTGAAGCGGGAGCGGCTGGACAAGGCGGCCCTGCATCAGGGGCCCCGCAGCGGAATCCCGAGCGGGGCTTCGGGGGGGTCGGGCTCCGGACTGGTGGGCGTCAAACCCGGGAAGAAGACCAGAGGGAGGGTCAAGATCAAGATGGAGTTCATCGACAACAAGCTGAGGCGCTACACCACGTTCAGCAAGAGGAAGACCGGCATCATGAAGAAG GCCTACGAGCTGTCCACCCTGACCGGCACACAGGTGCTGCTGCTGGTTGCCAGTGAGACGGGTCACGTGTACACGTTTGCCACCAGGAAGCTGCAGCCCATGATCACGTCTGAGACCGGCAAAGCTCTGATCCAGACCTGCCTCAACTCCCCAGACTCCCCCCCCCGCTGTGACCCCTCCTCAGACCAGAGGATGAGTGCCACGGGCTTTGAGGAGACGGACCTCACCTACCAGGTGACGGAGGCAGACAGCTGTCCAGAGGCGGCAAAG GACCCCACCAAGCCAGCCTTCAGCTTGACGGCCTCCCCCCCAGTGTCCCTGCAGGGGCAGACCAGCCCCCCTCCCTCTACTAACGGCTCACTGATGAAAAACCCGGCCAGCGTTCTGCTTTCTGGAGGCATCACTTTGATGTCAG GTGCCTCGCTGCCCCCAGGTACACATACCATTCCCCTGAGCCAGGTGCAGGGCCAAGCCATGACGATCCAGGGCCCCTCAGCCCCCACCGCTACGCTCCACGCTCCACCTGTGCAGCAGGCCACTCTGCTCCGCCTCCCTACTTCTATGTCACTGTCAG GTTCTGGAGTTCCTCAGCAGCTGCAAACAATCCAGGTGCAGCCCAGCAGTCAGCAGGTCTCCACCAATCAGAACAGCTCTGACGTCCATAGCCCCGCCTCCTCCAAAG gacAGGGTCTTCCCATCTCCGTAgtgtcttcttcctcctcttcctcagtggCTGGTCACATGATGTACCCCGGCAGTCACACAGTTATGTACACCACGCCCACCTCGTCTCTGGGGGAAGGCAGCAGCCTCGCCGTCCTGAACCCTTTTCCTGCAGCCAGCCACAACCAGTCACAAGACCCGG ctgTGGTGCAGCAGGTCTTCCTCACGTCTCTTCCTTCAGTCGCTGCTCAGATCCCCGTTTCTGCAGTCCAACTACACCCG aTGGTCATCAGCCAGCAGAGCAGCAGCCTGACGGAGCTGCAGGTCGTCAGCCTGGATGCTCACCAGCCAAGGGACGACTGA
- the eif4a3 gene encoding eukaryotic initiation factor 4A-III isoform X1, whose product MAAAGTPGRRRLLKEEDMTKVEFETSEEVDVTPTFDTMGLREDLLRGIYAYGFEKPSAIQQRAIKQIIKGRDVIAQSQSGTGKTATFCISVLQCLDIQVRETQALILAPTRELAGQIQKVLLALGDYMNVQCHACIGGTNVGEDIRKLDYGQHVVAGTPGRVFDMIRRRSLRTRAIKMLVLDEADEMLNKGFKEQIYDVYRYLPPATQVVLISATLPHEILEMTNKFMTDPIRILVKRDELTLEGIKQFFVAVEREEWKFDTLCDLYDTLTITQAVIFCNTKRKVDWLTEKMREANFTVSSMHGDMPQKERESIMKEFRSGASRVLISTDVWARGLDVPQVSLIINYDLPNNRELYIHRIGRSGRYGRKGVAINFVKNDDIRILRDIEQYYSTQIDEMPMNGKSFVSHDTLHSD is encoded by the exons ATGGCCGCTGCTGGGACACCGGGCAGGAGAAGACTCCtgaaggaggaggacatgaCCAAGGTGGAGTTTGAAACCAGTGAAGAGGTGGATGTCACCCCTACCTTCGACACCATGGGGCTCCGTGAGGACCTGCTCCGGGGAATCTACGCCTACG GTTTCGAGAAGCCTTCAGCCATTCAGCAGAGAGCCATCAAGCAGATCATCAAAGGCAGAGATGTCATCGCTCA GTCCCAGTCTGGAACAGGAAAGACGGCCACTTTCTGTATTTCCGTCCTGCAGTGTCTGGACATCCAG GTCAGGGAGACCCAGGCTCTAATTCTTGCTCCAACCAGAGAGCTGGCCGGACAGATTCAGAAG GTGCTGCTGGCTCTGGGAGACTACATGAACGTTCAGTGTCACGCCTGCATCGGAGGAACCAACGTGGGCGAGGACATTCGCAAGCTGGACTACGGCCAGCACGTGGTAGCTGGCACCCCTGGACGGGTTTTTG ACATGATTCGGCGCCGCAGTCTCAGGACCAGAGCTATCAAGATGCTGGTGTTGGATGAAGCTGATGAGATGCTGAACAAAG GATTTAAGGAGCAGATCTATGATGTGTACCGCTACCTGCCTCCAGCCACGCAAGTGGTCCTGATCAGCGCCACGCTGCCACACGAGATCCTGGAGATGACCAACAAGTTCATGACCGACCCCATCCGCATTCTGGTCAAACG TGATGAGCTGACCTTGGAGGGCATCAAGCAGTTCTTTGTAGCCGTGGAGAGGGAGGAGTGGAAGTTCGACACTCTGTGTGACCTGTACGACACTCTGACCATCACACAGGCGGTCATCTTCTGCAACACCAAGAGAAAG GTGGACTGGCTGACAGAGAAGATGAGAGAGGCCAACTTCACGGTGTCGTCGATGCACGGAGACATGCCGCAGAAGGAACGAGAGTCCATCATGAAGGAGTTCCGATCTGGAGCCAG TCGCGTCCTGATCTCCACCGATGTCTGGGCTCGAGGTTTGGACGTCCCACAGGTGTCGCTGATCATCAACTACGACCTGCCCAACAACAGAGAGCTCTACATCCACAG GATTGGTCGCTCTGGCCGGTATGGCAGAAAAGGTGTGGCCATCAACTTTGTGAAGAACGATGACATCAGGATCCTGCGAGACATCGAGCAGTACTACTCCACCCAGATTGACGAGATGCCCATGAACGGTAAGTCTTTTGTTTCCCATGATACACTGCACTCAGACTGA
- the LOC105358811 gene encoding serum response factor-like isoform X1, which yields MGTRTGAQRPGSGLGARAAVVGPEAAGAEALVSGSEQDSDSGDDEDAVESGEDGRSVKRERLDKAALHQGPRSGIPSGASGGSGSGLVGVKPGKKTRGRVKIKMEFIDNKLRRYTTFSKRKTGIMKKAYELSTLTGTQVLLLVASETGHVYTFATRKLQPMITSETGKALIQTCLNSPDSPPRCDPSSDQRMSATGFEETDLTYQVTEADSCPEAAKDPTKPAFSLTASPPVSLQGQTSPPPSTNGSLMKNPASVLLSGGITLMSGASLPPGTHTIPLSQVQGQAMTIQGPSAPTATLHAPPVQQATLLRLPTSMSLSGSGVPQQLQTIQVQPSSQQVSTNQNSSDVHSPASSKGSSHLRSVFFLLFLSGWSHDVPRQSHSYVHHAHLVSGGRQQPRRPEPFSCSQPQPVTRPGCGAAGLPHVSSFSRCSDPRFCSPTTPDGHQPAEQQPDGAAGRQPGCSPAKGRLKVTCSGPSWKHSRSLQCVIDERSHVL from the exons ATGGGCACCAGAACCGGAGCACAGCGACCTGGCAGCGGGCTCGGGGCTCGGGCAGCCGTGGTTGGACCGGAGGCGGCGGGTGCCGAGGCGCTGGTGAGCGGCTCCGAGCAGGACTCCGACTCCGGAGACGACGAAGACGCGGTGGAGTCCGGCGAGGACGGGAGGTCCGTGAAGCGGGAGCGGCTGGACAAGGCGGCCCTGCATCAGGGGCCCCGCAGCGGAATCCCGAGCGGGGCTTCGGGGGGGTCGGGCTCCGGACTGGTGGGCGTCAAACCCGGGAAGAAGACCAGAGGGAGGGTCAAGATCAAGATGGAGTTCATCGACAACAAGCTGAGGCGCTACACCACGTTCAGCAAGAGGAAGACCGGCATCATGAAGAAG GCCTACGAGCTGTCCACCCTGACCGGCACACAGGTGCTGCTGCTGGTTGCCAGTGAGACGGGTCACGTGTACACGTTTGCCACCAGGAAGCTGCAGCCCATGATCACGTCTGAGACCGGCAAAGCTCTGATCCAGACCTGCCTCAACTCCCCAGACTCCCCCCCCCGCTGTGACCCCTCCTCAGACCAGAGGATGAGTGCCACGGGCTTTGAGGAGACGGACCTCACCTACCAGGTGACGGAGGCAGACAGCTGTCCAGAGGCGGCAAAG GACCCCACCAAGCCAGCCTTCAGCTTGACGGCCTCCCCCCCAGTGTCCCTGCAGGGGCAGACCAGCCCCCCTCCCTCTACTAACGGCTCACTGATGAAAAACCCGGCCAGCGTTCTGCTTTCTGGAGGCATCACTTTGATGTCAG GTGCCTCGCTGCCCCCAGGTACACATACCATTCCCCTGAGCCAGGTGCAGGGCCAAGCCATGACGATCCAGGGCCCCTCAGCCCCCACCGCTACGCTCCACGCTCCACCTGTGCAGCAGGCCACTCTGCTCCGCCTCCCTACTTCTATGTCACTGTCAG GTTCTGGAGTTCCTCAGCAGCTGCAAACAATCCAGGTGCAGCCCAGCAGTCAGCAGGTCTCCACCAATCAGAACAGCTCTGACGTCCATAGCCCCGCCTCCTCCAAAG GGTCTTCCCATCTCCGTAgtgtcttcttcctcctcttcctcagtggCTGGTCACATGATGTACCCCGGCAGTCACACAGTTATGTACACCACGCCCACCTCGTCTCTGGGGGAAGGCAGCAGCCTCGCCGTCCTGAACCCTTTTCCTGCAGCCAGCCACAACCAGTCACAAGACCCGG ctgTGGTGCAGCAGGTCTTCCTCACGTCTCTTCCTTCAGTCGCTGCTCAGATCCCCGTTTCTGCAGTCCAACTACACCCG aTGGTCATCAGCCAGCAGAGCAGCAGCCTGACGGAGCTGCAGGTCGTCAGCCTGGATGCTCACCAGCCAAGGGACGACTGAAGGTCACGTGTTCTGGACCATCATGGAAACACAGCAGAAGTCTTCAGTGTGTGATAGACGAGAGGTCACACGTTCTGTAG